The Phormidium ambiguum IAM M-71 genome contains the following window.
AAACCCATTTTGTAAAGCGTAGAACCAGAGGAAAGACTGCCCCGACTGCCCCAGGAATTGCCCGCACAAGCGATCGGTCCGTGTACCAAATGAGCGGCATCCGTAATCGGTACGAGGGCAATCATCGCTCCATCAAAGGCGCACCCCCCTTGAGCCGCTCCTGGCTGTGCTTGTTGGGTACAGGCTTTATTTTTCTTGTCTCCGTGTTTGTGATGGTTGTGTTCGCAACCTGGTTCGGTGAGAAGCTCTTTAATCTTGCCGGGGGTCATCTTCATGGCTCAAGTCCTGGGTGATGGAGTGGCTAACAAATATAGTTTTTGACATCCTCACCGCACACATCTGTGAGATAGGTAAGGGCGCGCAAGCGCAAATAGATTAATTCGTCATAGACAGGGTTGAGTTTGCACAATGCAGGAATGTGGTAATTCCTTCCAAATAAAGTGATGTCTCTTTCAAAAACACATTGGCAGGGGATTAACTGGCAGAGGAGATGTGCAAACCGGGGATGGTTAACT
Protein-coding sequences here:
- a CDS encoding Mo-dependent nitrogenase C-terminal domain-containing protein; translated protein: MLMATIAHDHSHHSLSPKGRSRFDILAPLRKWLNSIQVNHPRFAHLLCQLIPCQCVFERDITLFGRNYHIPALCKLNPVYDELIYLRLRALTYLTDVCGEDVKNYIC